The proteins below come from a single Phocoena sinus isolate mPhoSin1 chromosome 2, mPhoSin1.pri, whole genome shotgun sequence genomic window:
- the ZBTB1 gene encoding zinc finger and BTB domain-containing protein 1 isoform X2: MAKPSHSSYVLQQLNNQREWGFLCDCCIAIDDIYFQAHKAVLAACSSYFRMFFMNHQHSTAQLNLSNMKISAECFDLILQFMYLGKIMTAPSSFEQFKVAMNYLQLYNVPDCLEDIQDADCSSSKCSSSASSNQNSKMIFGVRMYEDTVARNGSEANRWCAEPSSTVNTPHNREPDEESLQLGNFPEPLFDVCKKSSVSKLSTPKERVSRRFGRSFTCDSCGFGFSCEKLLDEHVLTCTNRHSYQNTRSYHRIVDIRDGKDSNIKAEFVEKDSSKTFSAQTDKYRGDTSQAADDSTSTTGSRKSSTVESELASEEKSRAAERKRIIIKMEPEDIPTDELKDFNIIKVTDKDCNESTDNDELEDEPEETFYRYYVQEDVSIKKSGRKALKPRMSINTDERGGLENMRPPNNSSPVQEDTENASCELCGLTITEEDLSSHYLAKHIENICACGKCGQILVKGRQLQEHAQRCGEPQDLTMNGLGSTEEKMDMEENPDEQSEIRDMFVEMLDDFRDNHFQINNIQKKQLFKHSACPFRCPNCGQRFETENLVVEHMSSCLDQDMFKSAIMEENERDHRRKHFCNLCGKGFYQRCHLREHYTVHTKEKQFVCQTCGKQFLRERQLRLHNDMHKGMASGQIGPSKPLEK; this comes from the exons ATGGCAAAGCCCAGCCACAGCAGCTACGTCCTTCAGCAGCTAAACAACCAAAGGGAATGGGGTTTCCTCTGTGACTGTTGTATTGCAATTGATGACATTTACTTTCAAGCACACAAAGCAGTTCTAGCTGCCTGTAGCTcctattttagaatgtttttcatGAATCATCAACATAGTACTGCACAGCTGAATCTCAGCAACATGAAAATTAGTGCCGAGTGTTTTGATCTTATTTTGCAGTTTATGTATTTAGGAAAAATTATGACAGCTCCTTCCAGTTTTGAGCAGTTTAAAGTGGCAATGAACTACCTACAGCTGTACAATGTTCCTGACTGTTTAGAAGACATACAGGATGCAGATTGTTCTAGTTCAAAATGTTCATCTTCTGCTTCTAGCAACCAGAACAGCAAAATGATATTTGGGGTAAGAATGTATGAAGACACTGTGGCTAGAAATGGCAGTGAAGCCAATAGATGGTGTGCAGAGCCAAGTTCAACAGTAAATACACCACATAATAGAGAGCCTGATGAAGAGTCTTTGCAATTAGGTAATTTTCCTGAACCATTATTTGATGTATGTAAGAAGAGTTCTGTGTCCAAATTATCTACTCCAAAAGAACGTGTCTCACGACGCTTTGGACGGAGTTTTACCTGTGATAGTTGTGGATTTGGCTTTAGCTGTGAGAAGTTACTAGATGAGCATGTGCTAACCTGTACTAACAGACATTCATACCAAAATACAAGATCCTACCACAGAATAGTGGATATTAGAGATGGAAAAGACAGTAACATCAAAGCTGAATTTGTTGAAAAGGATTCTTCTAAGACATTTTCTGCACAGACGGACAAATACAGAGGAGACACAAGCCAGGCTGCTGATGACTCAACTTCAACCACTGGAAGCAGAAAAAGTAGCACAGTGGAGTCTGAACTAGCCAGTgaagaaaaaagcagagctgctgAGAGGAAAAGAATCATTATCAAGATGGAACCAGAAGATATCCCTACAGATGAACTGAAAGACTTTAACATTATTAAAGTTACTGATAAAGACTGTAATGAGTCCACTGACAATGATGAATTAGAAGATgaacctgaagagacattttataGATACTATGTTCAAGAAGATGTCAGTATTAAAAAAAGTGGGAGGAAAGCTCTGAAACCTCGGATGTCaataaacactgatgaaagaggtGGTTTAGAAAATATGAGGCCCCCTAACAACAGCAGTCCAGTACAAGAGGATACTGAAAACGCATCCTGTGAGTTGTGTGGGCTCACAATAACTGAGGAGGACCTGTCATCTCATTACTTAGCCAAACACATCGAAAATATCTGTGCATGTGGCAAATGTGGACAAATACTTGTGAAGGGTAGACAGCTTCAGGAACATGCCCAGAGGTGTGGAGAGCCCCAAGACCTGACAATGAACGGGTTAGGAAGTACTGAGGAGAAGATGGACATGGAAGAGAATCCTGACGAACAGTCTGAAATCAGGGATATGTTTGTTGAAATGTTGGATGATTTTAGGGACAATCATTTCCAGATAAACAATATCCAAAAAAAGCAGTTATTTAAACATTCTGCCTGTCCTTTTCGATGTCCTAATTGTGGCCAGCGTTTTGAAACTGAAAATCTAGTGGTTGAACATATGTCTAGTTGCCTAGACCAAGACATGTTCAAGAGTGCCATCATGGAAGAGAATGAAAGGGATCACAGACGAAAGCATTTTTGTAATCTGTGTGGGAAAGGATTTTATCAGCGGTGTCACTTAAGAGAACACTATACTGTTCACACCAAGGAAAAACAGTTTGTTTGTCAGACATGTGGAAAGCAGTTTTTAAGGGAACGTCAGTTGCGACTCCACAATGATATGCACAAAGGCATGGCCAG TGGTCAAATAGGGCCTTCTAAACCTCTGGAGAAGTGA
- the ZBTB1 gene encoding zinc finger and BTB domain-containing protein 1 isoform X1 produces MAKPSHSSYVLQQLNNQREWGFLCDCCIAIDDIYFQAHKAVLAACSSYFRMFFMNHQHSTAQLNLSNMKISAECFDLILQFMYLGKIMTAPSSFEQFKVAMNYLQLYNVPDCLEDIQDADCSSSKCSSSASSNQNSKMIFGVRMYEDTVARNGSEANRWCAEPSSTVNTPHNREPDEESLQLGNFPEPLFDVCKKSSVSKLSTPKERVSRRFGRSFTCDSCGFGFSCEKLLDEHVLTCTNRHSYQNTRSYHRIVDIRDGKDSNIKAEFVEKDSSKTFSAQTDKYRGDTSQAADDSTSTTGSRKSSTVESELASEEKSRAAERKRIIIKMEPEDIPTDELKDFNIIKVTDKDCNESTDNDELEDEPEETFYRYYVQEDVSIKKSGRKALKPRMSINTDERGGLENMRPPNNSSPVQEDTENASCELCGLTITEEDLSSHYLAKHIENICACGKCGQILVKGRQLQEHAQRCGEPQDLTMNGLGSTEEKMDMEENPDEQSEIRDMFVEMLDDFRDNHFQINNIQKKQLFKHSACPFRCPNCGQRFETENLVVEHMSSCLDQDMFKSAIMEENERDHRRKHFCNLCGKGFYQRCHLREHYTVHTKEKQFVCQTCGKQFLRERQLRLHNDMHKGMARYVCSICDQGNFRKHDHVRHMISHLSAGETICQVCFQIFPNNEQLEQHMDVHLYTCGICGAKFNLRKDMRSHYNAKHLKRT; encoded by the coding sequence ATGGCAAAGCCCAGCCACAGCAGCTACGTCCTTCAGCAGCTAAACAACCAAAGGGAATGGGGTTTCCTCTGTGACTGTTGTATTGCAATTGATGACATTTACTTTCAAGCACACAAAGCAGTTCTAGCTGCCTGTAGCTcctattttagaatgtttttcatGAATCATCAACATAGTACTGCACAGCTGAATCTCAGCAACATGAAAATTAGTGCCGAGTGTTTTGATCTTATTTTGCAGTTTATGTATTTAGGAAAAATTATGACAGCTCCTTCCAGTTTTGAGCAGTTTAAAGTGGCAATGAACTACCTACAGCTGTACAATGTTCCTGACTGTTTAGAAGACATACAGGATGCAGATTGTTCTAGTTCAAAATGTTCATCTTCTGCTTCTAGCAACCAGAACAGCAAAATGATATTTGGGGTAAGAATGTATGAAGACACTGTGGCTAGAAATGGCAGTGAAGCCAATAGATGGTGTGCAGAGCCAAGTTCAACAGTAAATACACCACATAATAGAGAGCCTGATGAAGAGTCTTTGCAATTAGGTAATTTTCCTGAACCATTATTTGATGTATGTAAGAAGAGTTCTGTGTCCAAATTATCTACTCCAAAAGAACGTGTCTCACGACGCTTTGGACGGAGTTTTACCTGTGATAGTTGTGGATTTGGCTTTAGCTGTGAGAAGTTACTAGATGAGCATGTGCTAACCTGTACTAACAGACATTCATACCAAAATACAAGATCCTACCACAGAATAGTGGATATTAGAGATGGAAAAGACAGTAACATCAAAGCTGAATTTGTTGAAAAGGATTCTTCTAAGACATTTTCTGCACAGACGGACAAATACAGAGGAGACACAAGCCAGGCTGCTGATGACTCAACTTCAACCACTGGAAGCAGAAAAAGTAGCACAGTGGAGTCTGAACTAGCCAGTgaagaaaaaagcagagctgctgAGAGGAAAAGAATCATTATCAAGATGGAACCAGAAGATATCCCTACAGATGAACTGAAAGACTTTAACATTATTAAAGTTACTGATAAAGACTGTAATGAGTCCACTGACAATGATGAATTAGAAGATgaacctgaagagacattttataGATACTATGTTCAAGAAGATGTCAGTATTAAAAAAAGTGGGAGGAAAGCTCTGAAACCTCGGATGTCaataaacactgatgaaagaggtGGTTTAGAAAATATGAGGCCCCCTAACAACAGCAGTCCAGTACAAGAGGATACTGAAAACGCATCCTGTGAGTTGTGTGGGCTCACAATAACTGAGGAGGACCTGTCATCTCATTACTTAGCCAAACACATCGAAAATATCTGTGCATGTGGCAAATGTGGACAAATACTTGTGAAGGGTAGACAGCTTCAGGAACATGCCCAGAGGTGTGGAGAGCCCCAAGACCTGACAATGAACGGGTTAGGAAGTACTGAGGAGAAGATGGACATGGAAGAGAATCCTGACGAACAGTCTGAAATCAGGGATATGTTTGTTGAAATGTTGGATGATTTTAGGGACAATCATTTCCAGATAAACAATATCCAAAAAAAGCAGTTATTTAAACATTCTGCCTGTCCTTTTCGATGTCCTAATTGTGGCCAGCGTTTTGAAACTGAAAATCTAGTGGTTGAACATATGTCTAGTTGCCTAGACCAAGACATGTTCAAGAGTGCCATCATGGAAGAGAATGAAAGGGATCACAGACGAAAGCATTTTTGTAATCTGTGTGGGAAAGGATTTTATCAGCGGTGTCACTTAAGAGAACACTATACTGTTCACACCAAGGAAAAACAGTTTGTTTGTCAGACATGTGGAAAGCAGTTTTTAAGGGAACGTCAGTTGCGACTCCACAATGATATGCACAAAGGCATGGCCAGGTATGTCTGTTCCATTTGTGATCAAGGCAACTTCAGAAAACATGACCATGTACGGCATATGATTTCTCATTTATCTGCTGGTGAGACTATATGCCAGGTCTGCTTTCAGATATTCCCAAACAATGAACAGTTGGAACAGCACATGGATGTTCACCTGTATACATGTGGAATATGTGGAGCAAAGTTTAATTTGAGGAAAGATATGAGATCACATTATAATGCCAAGCATTTGAAAAGAACATAA